A window of Caldicellulosiruptoraceae bacterium PP1 contains these coding sequences:
- the araD gene encoding L-ribulose-5-phosphate 4-epimerase translates to MLKELKEKVLLANLELPKRGLVTYTWGNVSGIDKESGLVVIKPSGVPYDELKVEHMVVVDLEGNVIEGNLRPSSDTPTHLILYKHFKEIGGIVHTHSRWATIWAQAGLSIPPLGTTHADYFYGEIPCTRRLTNDEINNEYEKMTGIVIVETFKNINPTYIPAVLVCNHGPFAWGKDANEAVHNAVVLEEVAMMAFNTIALNPQVSSINRAILDKHFLRKHGKNAYYGQKNR, encoded by the coding sequence ATGTTAAAAGAATTAAAAGAAAAAGTTTTATTAGCTAATCTTGAATTACCTAAAAGAGGATTAGTTACATATACATGGGGAAATGTAAGCGGAATTGATAAAGAAAGTGGACTTGTTGTTATAAAGCCAAGTGGTGTTCCTTATGATGAATTAAAGGTAGAGCATATGGTTGTAGTAGACCTTGAAGGCAATGTAATAGAAGGAAATTTACGACCATCATCAGATACCCCAACACACCTTATTTTATATAAGCATTTTAAGGAAATTGGTGGAATAGTTCACACACATTCAAGGTGGGCTACAATTTGGGCTCAAGCAGGACTTTCTATTCCACCACTTGGAACAACACATGCTGATTATTTTTATGGGGAGATACCTTGTACGAGAAGGCTTACCAATGATGAAATTAATAATGAATATGAAAAAATGACTGGAATAGTAATTGTTGAAACTTTCAAAAATATTAACCCAACTTATATACCAGCTGTATTAGTATGTAATCATGGTCCATTTGCTTGGGGAAAAGATGCAAATGAGGCAGTTCATAATGCAGTAGTATTAGAAGAAGTAGCAATGATGGCATTTAATACAATAGCTCTTAATCCCCAAGTTTCTTCTATTAATAGAGCAATATTAGATAAACACTTTTTAAGAAAACATGGGAAAAATGCTTATTATGGACAAAAAAATAGATAA
- a CDS encoding patatin family protein → MDKIALVLEGGGMRGVYTSGVLDYFMDINLYFPYVVGTSAGACNAVSYISRQKERSKKATIDSLDDPRYINIRNFFKYGYLLHMDLLFDEIPNKLIPFDYKTFFDAKEECVITATNCNTGKAEYFYKKDCKDLMLVLRASSSLPFISPVVLIDGKPYLDGGITDSIPIQKAIDDGFNKFVIILTRPHDYRKKPFRFERLARRFYPQYPNLVDSIIKRYIVYNNTLDLIDELEKQGKAFVIRPSKLIEVGRLEKDKEKLTRLYNLGIEDAKNIYNNLFEWLQKSNNI, encoded by the coding sequence ATGGATAAAATTGCATTGGTGTTAGAAGGCGGTGGAATGAGAGGGGTTTATACAAGCGGGGTATTAGATTATTTTATGGATATAAATCTATATTTTCCTTATGTAGTTGGTACATCAGCTGGTGCATGCAATGCTGTATCATATATATCTCGACAAAAAGAAAGAAGTAAAAAAGCTACAATTGATTCATTGGATGACCCAAGATACATTAATATAAGAAATTTTTTTAAATATGGTTATCTTCTACATATGGATTTGTTGTTTGATGAAATCCCAAATAAATTAATACCATTTGATTACAAAACATTTTTTGATGCTAAAGAAGAATGTGTTATAACAGCTACTAACTGTAATACAGGAAAGGCAGAGTATTTTTATAAAAAGGATTGTAAGGATTTGATGCTTGTATTAAGAGCATCAAGCAGTTTACCTTTTATATCTCCAGTTGTATTAATAGATGGTAAGCCTTATTTAGATGGAGGTATTACCGATTCCATTCCTATTCAAAAAGCTATTGATGATGGTTTTAATAAATTTGTAATAATTTTAACAAGACCTCATGATTATAGGAAAAAACCTTTTAGATTTGAAAGATTAGCAAGACGTTTTTACCCGCAATATCCAAACTTAGTTGATAGCATAATTAAAAGATATATTGTATATAACAATACACTTGATTTAATTGATGAACTTGAAAAACAAGGCAAAGCTTTTGTTATTCGACCAAGTAAATTAATTGAAGTTGGAAGATTAGAAAAGGATAAAGAAAAGTTGACAAGGCTATATAACTTAGGAATTGAAGATGCTAAAAACATTTATAATAATTTATTTGAGTGGCTTCAAAAAAGTAATAATATATAA